Proteins encoded in a region of the Novibacillus thermophilus genome:
- a CDS encoding acyl-CoA dehydrogenase — translation MDFKLTEEHDMMRKMVREFALKEVAPTAAERDEEERFDRGIFDKMGELGLTGIPWPEEEGGSGADYLSYAIAVEELSRVCASTGVTLSAHISLAGWPLHTFATPEQKQTFLRPMAEGKKLGAYALTEPGSGSDAAAMRTTAVLDGDSYVLNGTKIFTTNGGEAETYIVFAVTDPEKGHRGITAFIVEKGTRGFCFGKREKKLGIRSSPTVELLFENCRIPVDNRLGGEGQGFKIAMMTLDGGRTGIAAQAVGIAQGALDAAVAYAKQREQFGRPISQFQAIQFKLADMATRVEAARLLTYRAAWLESAGEPYGKASAMAKMYASDTAMYVTTEAVQVFGGYGYTREYPVERMMRDAKITQIYEGTNEIQRLVVARHLLSES, via the coding sequence ATGGATTTTAAACTGACGGAAGAGCACGACATGATGCGGAAAATGGTGCGGGAATTTGCCCTAAAAGAAGTCGCTCCCACAGCGGCTGAACGGGATGAAGAGGAGCGATTCGACCGCGGCATATTCGACAAAATGGGAGAACTTGGACTGACCGGCATCCCGTGGCCAGAAGAAGAAGGCGGCAGTGGGGCCGACTACCTCAGCTACGCCATCGCCGTGGAGGAGCTGTCGCGGGTGTGTGCTTCCACCGGCGTCACGTTGTCCGCTCACATCTCACTGGCGGGATGGCCGCTGCACACCTTTGCCACACCAGAGCAAAAACAGACGTTTTTGCGTCCGATGGCTGAAGGGAAAAAACTGGGGGCGTACGCCTTGACAGAACCCGGGTCCGGGTCCGACGCAGCGGCTATGCGGACGACGGCGGTACTCGACGGCGACAGCTACGTGCTCAACGGTACGAAAATTTTTACGACAAACGGCGGCGAAGCGGAAACGTACATCGTCTTCGCCGTCACAGACCCTGAAAAAGGACACCGGGGCATCACGGCCTTTATCGTCGAAAAGGGCACGCGTGGATTTTGCTTCGGCAAAAGAGAGAAGAAACTGGGCATTCGTTCCTCCCCGACGGTAGAACTTCTGTTTGAAAATTGCCGCATACCGGTAGATAACCGCCTCGGCGGGGAAGGACAGGGCTTCAAAATTGCGATGATGACGCTGGATGGGGGACGCACCGGCATCGCGGCGCAAGCGGTCGGGATTGCCCAAGGCGCCCTGGATGCCGCCGTGGCGTATGCCAAACAGCGGGAGCAGTTCGGCAGGCCGATCAGCCAGTTTCAGGCGATTCAGTTCAAACTGGCGGACATGGCGACGCGTGTCGAGGCGGCGCGGTTGCTCACGTACCGGGCCGCTTGGCTGGAAAGCGCCGGGGAACCGTACGGCAAAGCGTCGGCCATGGCCAAAATGTACGCCAGCGACACAGCCATGTACGTGACGACTGAAGCTGTGCAAGTGTTCGGGGGTTACGGCTACACTCGCGAGTACCCAGTTGAGCGCATGATGCGCGACGCGAAAATTACCCAAATTTACGAAGGGACGAACGAAATCCAACGCCTCGTCGTCGCGAGACATTTGTTGAGCGAGTCTTGA
- a CDS encoding 3-hydroxybutyryl-CoA dehydrogenase has translation MPIETIMVVGAGQMGSGIAQVAAQSGHSVILHDIKAELAERGRAAIEQRLSRYVEKEKMSGEEKAGVLSRLRLSTELEHVRQADIVIEAVTEKMEVKADLFRRLDEMAPTEVILASNTSSLPITEIAAETGRPDRVIGMHFMNPVPVMKLVEIIRGLATSDGVSREVENLARAMGKTPVEVKDFPGFVSNRVLMPMINEAIYTVYEGVATPEAVDEVMKLGMHHPMGPIQLADFIGLDTCLYIMETLYEGFGDPKYRPCPLLRQYVKAGWLGRKTGRGFYAYD, from the coding sequence GGGAAGTGGTATCGCTCAAGTGGCCGCCCAGTCCGGACATTCCGTAATCTTGCACGACATTAAGGCCGAATTGGCGGAGCGTGGGCGGGCGGCCATTGAACAGCGGTTGTCCCGCTACGTAGAGAAGGAGAAGATGTCGGGGGAGGAGAAGGCGGGTGTTTTGTCGCGGCTTCGCCTCTCAACTGAATTGGAACACGTGCGCCAGGCCGATATCGTCATCGAAGCCGTCACGGAAAAGATGGAAGTGAAGGCAGACCTCTTTCGCCGACTGGACGAGATGGCCCCTACGGAAGTCATACTGGCCAGCAACACGTCGTCTTTGCCCATCACTGAAATTGCGGCGGAGACCGGCCGCCCGGACCGGGTCATCGGCATGCACTTTATGAATCCGGTACCGGTGATGAAACTCGTTGAAATCATTCGCGGCCTGGCGACGTCCGACGGCGTCTCAAGGGAAGTAGAAAACTTGGCGCGCGCGATGGGCAAAACACCGGTCGAAGTGAAGGACTTTCCCGGATTCGTTTCCAACCGGGTGTTGATGCCGATGATTAACGAAGCCATTTACACCGTTTACGAGGGAGTCGCCACGCCAGAAGCGGTCGACGAAGTCATGAAGCTCGGGATGCATCATCCGATGGGACCGATCCAGCTGGCGGACTTCATCGGGTTGGACACGTGTCTTTACATTATGGAAACCCTTTACGAAGGATTCGGCGATCCGAAATACCGCCCGTGCCCGCTCTTGCGCCAATACGTCAAGGCCGGCTGGCTCGGGCGAAAAACCGGCCGGGGCTTTTACGCATACGACTGA
- a CDS encoding acyl-CoA dehydrogenase family protein: MRFSEVQEQLRQAIRQFARDKIAPRVREMDEKDRFPQDLVQDMGLNGLLGLPVDKKWGGAGERWTTYVMAIEEISRVSAGVGVILAVHTSVGTMPIVTFGTEEQKARFVPSLAKGEHLGAFALTEPESGSDVRSMRTTARRDGNDYVLNGMKAFVTNATCADTFVTFALAEKGITAFVVEKGSPGLSCGKQERKMGLGGTGTAPLIFDDVRVPEENRLGEEGEGFSVAIASLLGGRIVIGAQALGIAEAALELVVDYVTERRPYSRPLAAMPLVQSKLGEMVVQVEAARLLVYRAAQLKEEGKPCAKEVAMAKLAASDAAMRLATEAVQLLGHEGCTKEYAVERLFREAKVTQIYEGTNEIQRMVISKELLRG, encoded by the coding sequence GTGCGGTTTTCAGAAGTTCAAGAGCAGCTGCGGCAGGCGATCCGCCAGTTCGCCCGAGACAAAATCGCTCCCCGAGTGCGCGAGATGGACGAGAAGGACCGGTTTCCACAAGACTTAGTGCAGGATATGGGATTAAACGGGCTTCTCGGCCTCCCGGTCGACAAGAAGTGGGGCGGGGCGGGTGAAAGGTGGACGACGTATGTGATGGCCATCGAAGAAATTTCGCGCGTCAGCGCCGGCGTAGGGGTCATCCTCGCCGTGCACACATCGGTGGGGACGATGCCGATTGTCACCTTTGGAACAGAAGAGCAAAAGGCCCGTTTCGTCCCGTCGTTAGCGAAGGGGGAGCACCTCGGCGCGTTCGCCTTGACAGAACCTGAATCCGGTTCTGACGTGAGAAGTATGCGGACGACAGCCAGGCGCGACGGGAATGATTACGTCCTCAACGGTATGAAAGCGTTTGTAACAAACGCTACATGTGCAGATACGTTTGTGACGTTTGCGTTAGCGGAAAAAGGCATCACCGCCTTTGTCGTAGAAAAGGGGAGCCCGGGGCTTTCATGCGGAAAGCAGGAGCGCAAAATGGGTCTCGGAGGGACGGGGACGGCGCCCCTCATCTTCGACGACGTGCGCGTTCCGGAAGAAAACCGGTTGGGCGAAGAAGGTGAAGGGTTCTCCGTCGCCATCGCGAGTTTGCTCGGCGGCAGAATCGTGATCGGCGCACAGGCCCTCGGCATTGCGGAGGCGGCGTTGGAGCTGGTGGTAGACTATGTGACAGAGCGGCGTCCGTACAGTCGACCTCTTGCGGCCATGCCCCTGGTCCAAAGCAAGCTGGGGGAGATGGTGGTTCAAGTGGAAGCCGCTCGGCTACTAGTATACCGCGCCGCCCAGTTGAAAGAAGAAGGCAAGCCGTGTGCGAAAGAAGTGGCCATGGCCAAACTGGCCGCGTCTGACGCTGCGATGCGGTTGGCGACCGAAGCGGTGCAACTGTTAGGGCATGAAGGTTGTACGAAAGAGTACGCGGTTGAACGTTTGTTCCGCGAGGCGAAAGTGACACAAATTTACGAGGGAACCAACGAAATACAGCGCATGGTCATCAGTAAAGAACTGTTGCGAGGTTGA
- the icmF gene encoding fused isobutyryl-CoA mutase/GTPase IcmF, which yields MEKPEVYRPQHHVRFVTAASLFDGHDAAINLIRRLLQASGVEVVHLGHNRSVDEIVSAAIQEDVQGIAVSSYQGGHMEFFRYMVDLLKERGADHIQLFGGGGGVIIPREIRELEAYGVNRIFSPVDGRKMGLQGMINHMVKACDFPLERQGGWDQLSLDTSDFRAIARRITAREQAVGQQEETRQHTGENNRIPVLGITGTGGAGKSSLTDELVQRFLEQYPDRTVAILSIDPSRQKTGGALLGDRIRMNAIHHPRVYMRSLATRKARSELSHATQSAVAVLQQTGFDLVIVETSGIGQGDSAIVDIADVSLYVMTSDFGAPSQLEKIEMLDVADAVAINKFDRRGSEDALREVRKQYKRNHHLFDIPDDKLPVFATRANQFQDVGTSRLFRSLIALLNDKCGIRWELPPEPADSRQTGPIIPPNREHYLYEAAQTVRDYRAFCEEQVALAREWYQLDGTLRTLKRRESEVPEQVIEHVRMETEAARQRLDPECRRLIETWPELKKRYEREEFVTTVRGREKRTQTYTTSLAGTRIPKVALPRYEDWGDVLRWRLKENVPGSFPFTSGVFPFKREEEDPKRQFAGEGTPERTNRRFHYLSENDPAKRLSTAFDSVTLYGEDPDDRPDIYGKVGESGVSVCTQENMHQLFAGFDLCHASTSVSMTINGPAPIILAMFLNTAVDQELNRFREEKGREPTPDEAGEIEADVLKTVRGTVQADILKEDQGQNTCIFSTEFALRLMGDVQQYFIDHGVQNYYSVSISGYHIAEAGANPISQLAFTLANAFTYVEYFVSRGMAIDQFAPNLSFFFSNGLDPEYTVIGRVARRIWATVIKQKYGGNERSQKLKYHIQTSGRSLHAQEVSFNDIRTTLQALLAIYDNCNSLHTNAYDEAITTPTEASVRRAMAIQLIITKELGLVKNENPLQGAFIVEELTDMVEEAVLSEFERINARGGVLGAMENQYQRSKIQEESLYYETLKHSGQLPIIGVNTFLGEGEPSEAEYQLSRATEEEKKSQIEHVRQFRQKHRKEAEAALNRLKQVAKEGGNIFRELRKTVRVASLGQITRALYEVGGKYRRNL from the coding sequence ATGGAAAAGCCGGAAGTTTATCGACCTCAGCACCACGTCCGGTTTGTCACTGCGGCAAGTCTGTTCGACGGACATGACGCCGCCATCAACTTGATTCGCCGTTTGCTGCAGGCGAGCGGCGTGGAAGTCGTCCACCTGGGGCACAACCGCTCTGTCGACGAAATCGTGTCGGCTGCCATACAGGAAGACGTCCAGGGGATTGCCGTCAGTTCATACCAGGGCGGTCACATGGAATTCTTTCGCTACATGGTCGACTTGTTGAAGGAACGGGGTGCTGATCACATTCAGCTGTTCGGGGGCGGAGGGGGAGTGATCATTCCTCGCGAAATACGCGAACTGGAAGCTTACGGCGTCAACCGCATCTTTTCTCCTGTCGACGGGCGCAAGATGGGACTGCAGGGCATGATCAATCACATGGTGAAAGCGTGCGACTTTCCCCTGGAACGACAAGGAGGTTGGGACCAGCTGTCTCTCGACACGTCCGATTTTAGGGCGATTGCCCGTCGCATCACCGCTCGAGAACAGGCGGTCGGGCAGCAGGAAGAAACGCGGCAGCACACTGGAGAAAATAACCGTATCCCGGTTCTCGGTATTACGGGAACGGGGGGTGCAGGCAAAAGTTCCCTCACCGACGAACTCGTCCAGCGCTTTTTAGAGCAGTACCCCGACCGAACGGTGGCCATCCTCTCCATTGATCCGTCCCGGCAAAAGACGGGCGGGGCTTTGCTCGGTGACCGCATTCGGATGAATGCCATTCACCACCCGCGCGTCTACATGCGCAGTCTCGCGACGAGGAAAGCCCGCTCTGAGTTGAGCCACGCCACCCAGTCTGCTGTAGCTGTCTTGCAGCAGACTGGATTTGACCTGGTGATCGTCGAGACGAGCGGGATCGGACAGGGCGACTCCGCCATCGTCGACATAGCGGACGTGTCCCTCTACGTGATGACGAGTGACTTTGGGGCACCGTCCCAACTGGAGAAAATCGAGATGTTGGATGTGGCCGATGCTGTGGCCATTAATAAGTTCGATCGCCGCGGGTCAGAAGACGCCCTGAGGGAGGTGCGCAAACAGTACAAGCGCAATCACCACCTGTTCGACATCCCTGACGACAAACTGCCGGTCTTTGCCACGCGGGCTAACCAATTCCAAGATGTGGGAACGAGCCGTCTGTTCCGAAGCCTCATCGCTTTACTGAACGATAAGTGTGGCATCCGGTGGGAACTGCCGCCAGAACCGGCTGACTCCAGACAGACGGGGCCCATTATTCCACCGAACCGCGAACACTACCTGTACGAAGCCGCTCAGACCGTGCGGGATTACCGTGCCTTTTGCGAGGAACAAGTGGCTTTGGCCCGGGAGTGGTATCAGCTCGACGGGACATTGCGTACCCTAAAACGGCGTGAGTCCGAAGTTCCTGAACAGGTGATCGAACACGTGCGAATGGAAACGGAAGCGGCGCGCCAGCGCCTTGACCCTGAATGTCGACGCCTCATCGAAACGTGGCCAGAACTTAAAAAGCGGTACGAACGAGAGGAATTTGTCACAACGGTCCGCGGCCGAGAGAAGCGCACGCAGACGTACACGACCTCCCTTGCGGGGACGCGCATTCCGAAAGTGGCCCTTCCCCGTTACGAAGACTGGGGGGACGTCTTGCGCTGGCGGCTAAAAGAAAACGTGCCCGGATCGTTTCCGTTCACAAGCGGTGTGTTCCCGTTTAAACGGGAGGAGGAGGACCCGAAACGTCAGTTTGCCGGGGAAGGAACACCTGAGCGCACGAACCGCCGCTTCCACTACCTGTCAGAAAACGATCCCGCAAAACGGCTGTCTACGGCCTTTGACAGCGTGACCCTTTACGGCGAAGATCCGGATGACCGGCCGGACATTTACGGGAAAGTGGGCGAGAGCGGGGTCAGCGTGTGTACACAGGAAAACATGCACCAGCTGTTTGCCGGCTTTGACTTGTGCCATGCGAGCACCAGCGTGTCGATGACGATTAACGGACCGGCTCCGATTATTCTCGCCATGTTCCTGAACACAGCCGTCGATCAAGAGCTGAACCGGTTCCGCGAAGAAAAGGGGAGGGAACCGACGCCGGACGAAGCAGGTGAGATTGAAGCCGACGTGTTGAAAACGGTGCGCGGCACGGTGCAGGCGGACATTTTAAAAGAAGACCAGGGACAAAATACGTGTATTTTCTCCACAGAATTTGCTTTGCGTCTCATGGGGGACGTGCAACAGTACTTCATCGACCACGGCGTACAGAATTACTACTCGGTCAGCATCAGCGGGTATCACATCGCCGAAGCGGGTGCCAACCCCATCTCACAACTCGCGTTCACCTTAGCGAACGCCTTCACTTACGTCGAATACTTTGTCAGCCGGGGGATGGCCATCGATCAGTTTGCGCCAAATCTGTCCTTTTTCTTCAGCAATGGGTTAGATCCCGAGTACACAGTCATCGGGAGAGTGGCGCGCCGCATCTGGGCAACGGTCATCAAGCAGAAGTACGGCGGAAACGAGCGGAGTCAGAAGTTGAAGTACCACATCCAGACGTCTGGCCGTTCTCTGCACGCCCAGGAAGTGTCGTTCAACGACATTCGTACCACGCTGCAGGCACTCTTGGCCATTTACGACAACTGCAATTCACTCCACACGAACGCCTACGACGAAGCGATCACGACGCCGACGGAAGCGTCTGTGCGCCGGGCGATGGCTATCCAGCTCATCATTACGAAAGAGCTCGGGCTCGTGAAAAACGAAAACCCGCTCCAGGGCGCCTTCATCGTCGAAGAGCTGACCGACATGGTAGAGGAAGCGGTGCTGTCGGAGTTCGAGCGCATCAACGCCCGAGGTGGCGTCCTTGGTGCGATGGAGAACCAGTACCAGCGGAGCAAAATTCAAGAGGAGTCGTTGTACTACGAAACGTTGAAGCACTCAGGCCAGCTGCCAATCATCGGCGTCAACACGTTTTTGGGTGAAGGGGAACCGTCTGAAGCAGAATACCAACTGTCCCGGGCCACGGAAGAAGAGAAGAAGAGTCAGATCGAGCACGTTCGACAATTTCGACAGAAACACCGAAAAGAGGCTGAAGCGGCACTCAACCGCCTAAAACAAGTGGCAAAGGAGGGAGGAAACATTTTTAGAGAGCTGCGCAAAACAGTTCGCGTGGCCAGTCTCGGCCAAATCACCCGCGCTCTGTACGAAGTAGGCGGCAAGTACCGGCGGAATTTGTAA